The proteins below are encoded in one region of Aestuariivirga litoralis:
- a CDS encoding peroxiredoxin, translated as MALQLGDIAPDFEADTTEGRIRFHDYIDGSWALLVSHPKDFTPVCTTELGAMAKKKPEFDKRGVKLIGISVDSVDDHLRWKSDIKDVAGAEVTYPMIGDSDLSVAKLYGLIHPNASGDAKGRTAADNATVRTVFVIGPDKRIKLLLTYPMSTGRNFDEILRVIDSLQLTATKSVATPADWKKGDDAIILGSVSDEAAKEKFPQGWKSVKPYLRTVRLD; from the coding sequence ATGGCATTGCAACTTGGCGATATTGCTCCGGATTTCGAGGCTGACACGACCGAAGGCCGTATCCGATTCCACGATTACATTGATGGTTCTTGGGCCCTTTTGGTGTCGCACCCCAAGGATTTCACCCCGGTTTGCACCACTGAACTCGGTGCCATGGCGAAGAAGAAGCCGGAATTCGATAAGCGCGGCGTCAAACTCATCGGCATCTCGGTCGACAGCGTGGATGACCATTTGCGTTGGAAAAGCGACATCAAGGATGTGGCGGGCGCAGAAGTGACCTATCCGATGATCGGCGACAGCGATCTCAGCGTGGCCAAGCTTTACGGCTTGATCCATCCGAACGCATCAGGCGATGCCAAGGGCCGCACAGCGGCGGACAATGCCACGGTGCGCACGGTGTTCGTGATCGGACCGGACAAGCGCATTAAGCTGCTCCTCACCTATCCGATGAGCACGGGCCGTAATTTTGATGAGATCCTGCGCGTGATTGACTCGTTGCAGCTCACCGCCACCAAGTCGGTGGCGACACCGGCCGATTGGAAGAAGGGCGATGACGCGATCATCCTCGGCTCGGTTTCGGATGAAGCCGCCAAGGAGAAATTCCCGCAAGGCTGGAAATCCGTGAAGCCCTATCTGCGCACCGTGCGCCTCGACTAA
- the gatA gene encoding Asp-tRNA(Asn)/Glu-tRNA(Gln) amidotransferase subunit GatA: MMSLTNLTIAEARAKLKAKEFSALELTNDYLKAIDAAKGLNAYIVTTPEQAVTMAKASDAKLAKGEGGALEGIPLGIKDLFATKGVHTQACSHILDAFKPGYESTVTANLWREGAVMLGKLNMDEFAMGSSNETSYYGPVTNPWKRKNSNASLVPGGSSGGSASAVAAHICAAATATDTGGSIRQPAAFTGTVGIKPTYGRVSRWGIVAFASSLDQAGPIARDVRDAAIMLKAMASVDEKDTTSVNLPVPDYEASLGMSLKGLRVGIPKEYRPDGLSSEINALWDKGAHWLKEQGAEIVEISLPHTKYALPAYYIVAPAEASSNLARYDGVRYGLRVPGEDLIDTYEKTRAAGFGREVQRRVMVGTYVLSAGYYDAYYVKAQKVRTLIKRDFDEAWNKVDVVLTPATPSPAFAPGEITDPVEMYLNDIFTVTVNMAGLPGIAVPAGLSESGLPLGLQLIGKPFDEETLFKTGFAIEQAAGKFTAPKWW, translated from the coding sequence ATAATGAGCCTCACCAATCTCACCATCGCCGAAGCCCGCGCTAAGCTGAAAGCCAAGGAATTCTCGGCCCTTGAATTGACCAATGATTATCTGAAGGCCATCGACGCGGCCAAGGGCCTGAACGCCTATATCGTCACCACGCCGGAACAGGCCGTCACGATGGCCAAGGCCTCGGATGCCAAGTTGGCCAAGGGCGAAGGTGGCGCGCTGGAAGGCATTCCGCTCGGCATCAAGGATCTGTTCGCCACCAAGGGCGTGCACACCCAGGCTTGCAGCCACATTCTGGATGCGTTCAAGCCGGGTTACGAATCCACCGTCACCGCCAATCTCTGGCGCGAAGGTGCTGTCATGCTGGGCAAGCTCAACATGGATGAATTCGCCATGGGTTCGTCGAACGAGACCAGTTACTACGGCCCCGTCACCAATCCGTGGAAGCGCAAGAACTCCAACGCCTCGCTGGTGCCCGGTGGTTCGTCGGGCGGTTCCGCGTCCGCCGTGGCCGCGCATATTTGCGCCGCCGCCACTGCCACCGATACTGGCGGCTCGATCCGCCAGCCCGCCGCCTTCACTGGCACCGTTGGCATCAAGCCAACCTATGGCCGCGTCTCACGCTGGGGCATTGTCGCCTTCGCATCGTCGCTCGATCAGGCCGGCCCCATCGCCCGCGACGTGCGCGATGCGGCCATCATGCTGAAGGCCATGGCTTCGGTGGATGAGAAGGACACAACTTCGGTCAACTTGCCGGTGCCCGATTACGAGGCAAGCCTGGGCATGAGCCTCAAGGGCCTGCGCGTCGGCATTCCGAAGGAATACCGCCCCGATGGCCTGTCGTCCGAGATCAACGCGCTGTGGGACAAAGGCGCCCATTGGCTGAAAGAGCAGGGCGCCGAGATCGTGGAGATTTCGCTGCCTCACACCAAGTATGCGCTGCCCGCCTATTATATCGTCGCCCCGGCAGAAGCGTCTTCCAACCTCGCCCGCTATGACGGCGTGCGCTACGGCCTGCGCGTGCCCGGCGAAGACCTGATCGACACCTACGAAAAAACCCGCGCCGCCGGCTTCGGCCGCGAAGTACAGCGCCGCGTGATGGTCGGCACCTATGTGCTCTCTGCTGGTTATTATGATGCCTATTACGTCAAGGCCCAGAAAGTCCGTACACTGATCAAGCGCGACTTTGATGAAGCCTGGAACAAGGTCGATGTGGTGCTCACGCCTGCAACGCCGTCGCCCGCTTTCGCCCCCGGTGAAATCACCGACCCGGTAGAAATGTATCTGAACGACATTTTCACGGTGACGGTGAACATGGCCGGCCTTCCGGGCATCGCCGTGCCCGCCGGCCTCTCGGAAAGCGGCCTGCCGCTGGGCCTGCAGCTGATCGGGAAACCCTTCGACGAAGAAACCCTGTTCAAGACAGGCTTCGCCATCGAACAGGCGGCAGGAAAATTCACCGCGCCGAAGTGGTGGTAA
- the gatC gene encoding Asp-tRNA(Asn)/Glu-tRNA(Gln) amidotransferase subunit GatC yields MSVDAKTVRRVARLARIKVEENDVPKLQDELNVILAFVEQLNEVNVDGVEPLTSVVAQDMKKRKDVVTDGHYPKDIVANTQSEDQFFMVPKVVE; encoded by the coding sequence ATGTCTGTTGACGCTAAAACTGTGCGCCGTGTGGCGCGCCTCGCCCGCATCAAGGTTGAAGAAAATGACGTGCCCAAGCTGCAGGATGAGCTGAATGTCATCCTCGCTTTCGTCGAGCAACTGAATGAAGTGAATGTCGACGGCGTGGAGCCGCTGACTTCAGTGGTGGCCCAAGACATGAAGAAGCGCAAGGACGTGGTGACCGACGGCCATTACCCGAAGGACATCGTGGCCAATACCCAGAGTGAAGACCAGTTCTTCATGGTGCCGAAGGTGGTGGAATAA
- a CDS encoding GNAT family N-acetyltransferase, which translates to MIKLRPATRDDLPLLRHWDAQPHVIEATGTFEKDSHDWLAEWFPPLRGWIEMLIAELDGRPIGVVQVIDPAEDETHYWGETEPDLCALDIWLGDLADSGKGHGSEIMRQALARCFADPKVNAVLLDPLASNTRAHRLYERLGFRAVERRMFAADDCVVYRIDRENAKLRPS; encoded by the coding sequence TTGATCAAGCTGCGGCCTGCCACCCGGGACGACCTGCCGCTCTTGCGGCACTGGGACGCGCAGCCGCATGTGATCGAAGCCACTGGCACATTCGAGAAAGACAGCCATGATTGGCTGGCTGAATGGTTCCCGCCGCTGCGGGGCTGGATTGAAATGCTGATCGCGGAGCTGGATGGCCGCCCCATCGGCGTGGTTCAGGTGATCGACCCCGCCGAAGACGAAACCCACTATTGGGGCGAGACTGAGCCCGATTTGTGCGCCCTCGATATTTGGCTGGGTGATCTGGCGGATTCTGGCAAAGGCCACGGCAGCGAAATCATGCGGCAGGCTTTGGCCCGTTGCTTCGCCGATCCGAAGGTGAATGCCGTGCTCCTGGACCCATTGGCCAGCAACACCCGCGCCCACCGCCTTTATGAGCGCCTGGGCTTCCGGGCGGTCGAAAGGCGCATGTTCGCCGCCGATGACTGCGTGGTCTACCGGATCGACCGTGAGAATGCCAAGTTGCGGCCCTCGTGA
- a CDS encoding GNAT family N-acetyltransferase, with translation MTTETHPVGPVVDPKPPGTLPDLRPLPGRWARLDALNTEKHGAQLWHSIDGKDEDGKLWTYMAFGPFANKEAFDAWLKARQVQKDAWFYAYVKRDTGEALGMGSFMRADPANGAIEIGSIWLSKALQKTREGTEVIYLMMRHAFDDLGSRRLEWKCDALNAPSRRAALRYGFKFEGIFQQHMIIKGKNRDTAWFAMLDKDWPQVKKGFEAWLAESNFDANGNEKSKLKVPA, from the coding sequence ATGACAACAGAAACCCACCCAGTAGGCCCCGTCGTTGACCCCAAGCCCCCTGGCACCTTGCCAGATTTGCGTCCCTTGCCCGGCCGCTGGGCCCGGCTCGATGCGCTGAATACCGAGAAACACGGTGCGCAGCTGTGGCACTCCATCGACGGCAAGGATGAGGACGGCAAGCTCTGGACCTATATGGCCTTCGGCCCCTTCGCCAACAAAGAGGCCTTCGATGCCTGGCTCAAAGCGCGGCAAGTCCAGAAGGACGCCTGGTTCTACGCCTATGTGAAGCGCGACACCGGCGAGGCCCTGGGCATGGGCTCCTTCATGCGGGCTGACCCCGCCAATGGCGCCATCGAAATCGGCTCTATCTGGCTGTCCAAGGCGCTGCAGAAAACCCGCGAAGGCACCGAGGTGATCTACCTGATGATGCGCCACGCCTTTGATGATCTGGGCTCGCGCCGCCTGGAATGGAAATGCGATGCGCTCAACGCGCCCTCGCGCCGTGCAGCACTTCGCTATGGCTTCAAATTCGAAGGTATTTTCCAGCAGCACATGATCATCAAGGGCAAGAACCGCGACACCGCCTGGTTCGCCATGCTCGACAAGGATTGGCCGCAAGTAAAAAAGGGCTTCGAAGCCTGGCTGGCGGAAAGCAATTTTGATGCGAACGGTAACGAAAAATCCAAGCTGAAAGTTCCGGCTTGA
- the ruvX gene encoding Holliday junction resolvase RuvX, whose protein sequence is MIPFLEIARSSIEALPPGQRIVALDLGSKTIGIATSDLTLSIATPRHTMARGKFQADAKLLLEFAAAEGIGLIVLGMPLNMDGSEGPRAQSTRAFVRNLEKLTPIPIIYWDERLSTAAVERTMLEADLSRAKRAENVDKLAASYILQGLLDLR, encoded by the coding sequence ATGATCCCTTTTTTGGAAATCGCCCGGTCCAGCATCGAAGCCCTTCCCCCGGGCCAGCGCATCGTGGCGTTGGACCTTGGCAGCAAGACGATCGGCATTGCCACCAGTGACCTTACTCTTTCCATCGCCACGCCGCGGCACACGATGGCGCGCGGCAAATTCCAAGCCGATGCCAAGTTGCTGCTGGAATTCGCGGCGGCGGAGGGCATCGGGCTGATCGTGCTGGGCATGCCGCTCAACATGGATGGATCGGAAGGCCCCCGCGCCCAATCCACCCGCGCCTTTGTGCGCAATCTGGAAAAGCTAACGCCGATTCCGATCATCTACTGGGACGAAAGACTGTCCACTGCGGCTGTGGAACGCACCATGCTGGAAGCTGATCTGTCGCGCGCCAAGCGGGCGGAGAATGTGGACAAGCTAGCGGCGTCCTACATCCTGCAAGGATTACTGGATCTGCGTTAG
- a CDS encoding M1 family metallopeptidase translates to MKPALPFKRLIPAVRPLHYVLNFTVDPDAAEFSGTTEIEIICDAPQKAIELHALGLSFDSVHLVQPQGQKTGKVTEAGPGLIAITFDAPLPTGTHHLRFATRAPFASGLEGLYRARNGQSWGAFTQFQALGARRAFPCFDEPAFKATFAITLHVPMECEAISNEPETHRSDRAGTRTIHFATTQNLPTYLLAFAVGDFELVQHEPIPPGTQPRAPLPLRAFARRGQGQNLSQAMQWTAPILQGLETYFGMAYPFSKLDFMAVPDFAAGGMENAGLIMYEESLILLDEDSDFEQFRDCLTTHAHEIAHHWVGNLVSPAWWDDLWLNESFATFMEAKISHLLQPGWGYDTDLQENAVEAMQLDLLPSVSRIHRPITNQDEITTAFDAITYQKGAVALSMLESEMGEKPFQTAVQRLLQENRFGLYDTRKFFKLFDVKSIPHSSGKSFARLIGETGIPETTDAAFILKGNSAPSYYRAKLGSQHWQKVFAQGKSLGKTEALRAVISLDLALQTGEVQLPQYLEGVRAFAAHPQWSVAGFALGRLSFLIAELPQAKSLKEFASELYAPMLRNLGYVPRVDDNTFADWQIISKREDLVEFFSASDADPLIELDLLHFGLRLLDAPDEIFDAEWLPGEMRESALTAVIRTGQDKFSEQILNVLRDTDTAWEREELLTVLAADASPQNASRMRTLFESGEIKSGEISDYLAARAGSSKLRDDLLDFVNVAAPSLLTRLGGDADIAIIQFADAFTSEHHAQRLDAIIRPILPQIQGGEPQLKLTLEQISLNTRMLERLSRRA, encoded by the coding sequence ATGAAGCCAGCGCTGCCCTTCAAACGCCTGATCCCGGCGGTGCGCCCGCTGCATTATGTGCTGAATTTCACGGTTGATCCCGATGCCGCCGAATTCTCTGGCACCACTGAGATCGAGATCATCTGCGATGCGCCGCAGAAGGCAATTGAGCTGCACGCCCTTGGGCTCAGCTTCGATTCCGTCCACCTCGTGCAGCCGCAAGGCCAGAAAACAGGCAAGGTGACGGAGGCAGGGCCGGGCCTCATCGCCATCACCTTTGACGCGCCTTTGCCGACCGGCACCCACCATCTGCGCTTTGCCACCCGAGCCCCCTTCGCCAGCGGTTTGGAAGGCCTCTACCGCGCCCGCAACGGGCAGAGTTGGGGTGCCTTTACGCAGTTTCAGGCGCTGGGCGCCAGACGCGCTTTTCCCTGTTTCGATGAACCCGCTTTCAAGGCAACCTTCGCCATCACCTTGCATGTGCCGATGGAGTGCGAGGCCATTTCCAACGAGCCGGAAACCCACCGCAGCGACCGGGCAGGCACGAGAACCATCCACTTTGCGACGACGCAGAATCTGCCGACCTATTTGCTGGCCTTCGCCGTGGGCGATTTCGAATTGGTGCAACACGAGCCCATCCCTCCCGGAACGCAACCCCGCGCCCCGCTGCCCTTGCGCGCCTTCGCAAGACGCGGGCAGGGGCAGAACCTGTCCCAGGCCATGCAATGGACAGCGCCCATCCTGCAGGGGCTCGAAACCTATTTTGGCATGGCCTATCCCTTCAGCAAGCTGGATTTCATGGCGGTGCCAGACTTTGCGGCGGGCGGCATGGAGAATGCCGGCCTCATCATGTATGAGGAAAGCCTGATCCTGCTCGACGAGGATTCCGATTTCGAGCAGTTCCGCGATTGCCTCACCACCCATGCCCATGAAATCGCCCATCACTGGGTGGGTAACCTCGTATCGCCCGCCTGGTGGGATGACCTCTGGCTCAATGAAAGCTTCGCCACTTTCATGGAAGCTAAGATATCACATTTGCTTCAACCCGGCTGGGGCTACGATACGGACCTGCAGGAAAATGCCGTAGAAGCCATGCAGCTTGATCTGCTGCCGTCAGTTTCCCGCATCCACCGCCCGATCACTAACCAGGATGAAATCACCACAGCTTTTGATGCCATCACCTACCAGAAAGGCGCGGTCGCCCTTTCCATGCTGGAAAGTGAAATGGGCGAAAAGCCGTTTCAAACAGCAGTGCAACGCCTGCTGCAGGAAAACCGCTTCGGCCTCTACGACACACGGAAATTCTTTAAGCTCTTCGACGTGAAATCCATTCCGCACAGCAGCGGCAAAAGCTTCGCCCGCTTGATCGGCGAAACCGGAATTCCCGAAACGACAGATGCTGCTTTCATCCTGAAAGGCAATTCAGCCCCCAGCTATTACCGCGCCAAGCTGGGCAGCCAGCATTGGCAGAAGGTGTTTGCGCAAGGAAAGTCGCTGGGCAAGACCGAAGCCCTGCGCGCGGTCATCAGCCTCGATCTCGCGTTGCAAACCGGCGAAGTGCAATTGCCGCAGTATCTGGAAGGGGTGCGCGCCTTCGCCGCTCATCCGCAATGGAGCGTGGCTGGCTTCGCGCTGGGGCGCCTGTCTTTTCTGATTGCCGAACTGCCGCAGGCCAAATCCCTCAAGGAATTTGCCAGCGAGCTCTACGCCCCCATGCTGCGCAACTTGGGTTATGTGCCTCGCGTCGACGACAACACCTTCGCGGATTGGCAAATCATTTCCAAGCGCGAAGACCTGGTGGAATTCTTTTCCGCCAGTGATGCTGACCCACTGATCGAGCTTGATCTCCTGCATTTCGGCCTGCGCCTATTGGACGCGCCGGATGAGATTTTCGACGCCGAATGGCTGCCCGGTGAAATGCGCGAAAGTGCCCTTACCGCTGTGATCCGCACCGGTCAGGACAAATTTTCCGAACAGATATTGAATGTGCTGCGCGACACCGACACAGCTTGGGAGCGCGAGGAACTATTGACCGTACTCGCAGCAGATGCCTCGCCGCAGAATGCCTCGCGCATGCGCACGCTATTTGAGAGTGGCGAAATCAAAAGCGGCGAGATCAGCGACTATCTCGCCGCCCGCGCCGGTTCGTCCAAACTGCGCGATGACCTGCTGGATTTTGTGAATGTGGCGGCACCATCACTGCTCACGCGCCTGGGCGGCGATGCCGATATCGCCATTATTCAATTTGCCGATGCCTTCACTTCCGAACATCACGCCCAGCGCCTGGACGCGATCATCCGCCCCATCCTGCCGCAGATCCAGGGCGGTGAGCCGCAGCTGAAACTCACGCTGGAACAGATCAGCCTGAACACCCGCATGCTCGAACGCCTGAGCCGCCGTGCCTAA
- a CDS encoding aspartate carbamoyltransferase catalytic subunit, producing the protein MPNAQKRPPLLKAQHLLAVSDLSVSEIPLLLDLADSYVEVNRNAEKRHMILPGATQVNLFFENSTRTQSSFEIAGKRLGADVMNMAVSTSSISKGETVLDTAMTINAMQPNFLVVRHQSSGTAELLSQKVSCAVINAGDGQHEHPTQALLDALTIRRHYGQLEGLEVAICGDVFHSRVARSNIHLLTKMGAHVRVVAPSTLLPSGIGNFGVEVHRNMKDGLAGADVVMMLRLQLERMSGTFVPSQREYYHFYGLTEEKLKYGRPGALVMHPGPMNRGVEIDSSVADGAQSVIREQVEMGVAVRMAVLDALSRNQRSQA; encoded by the coding sequence ATGCCCAACGCGCAAAAACGGCCACCGCTCCTCAAAGCCCAACATCTGCTGGCTGTATCCGATCTTTCCGTTTCCGAAATTCCGCTGCTGCTTGATTTGGCAGATTCCTATGTGGAAGTGAACCGCAATGCGGAAAAGCGCCATATGATCCTGCCGGGCGCAACCCAGGTAAATCTTTTCTTCGAAAACTCAACCCGCACGCAAAGCTCGTTCGAAATCGCCGGCAAGCGTTTGGGCGCTGATGTAATGAACATGGCGGTTTCCACCTCGTCGATTTCCAAGGGCGAGACGGTGCTGGACACGGCAATGACCATCAATGCCATGCAGCCGAATTTTCTGGTGGTGCGGCATCAATCCTCCGGCACGGCGGAACTGCTTTCACAAAAAGTATCCTGCGCGGTGATCAATGCCGGTGACGGCCAGCATGAACACCCGACGCAAGCGCTGCTGGATGCGCTCACCATCAGGCGGCATTATGGCCAGCTTGAGGGTTTGGAAGTTGCCATTTGTGGAGACGTGTTTCATTCGCGCGTGGCGCGGTCCAATATTCACTTGCTCACCAAGATGGGCGCGCATGTGCGAGTGGTGGCACCTTCCACCTTGCTTCCCTCGGGCATCGGCAATTTCGGCGTCGAAGTTCATCGCAACATGAAAGACGGTTTGGCGGGGGCCGACGTGGTGATGATGCTGCGGCTGCAGTTGGAGCGGATGAGCGGCACTTTCGTGCCCTCGCAGCGTGAATATTATCATTTCTACGGTCTCACCGAAGAGAAGCTGAAATATGGCAGGCCCGGCGCGCTGGTCATGCATCCCGGCCCGATGAATCGCGGCGTGGAGATCGACTCCTCGGTGGCTGATGGCGCGCAAAGCGTGATCCGCGAGCAAGTCGAAATGGGCGTGGCCGTGCGCATGGCGGTGCTCGATGCACTCTCGCGCAATCAGCGGAGCCAGGCATGA